In Rhipicephalus microplus isolate Deutch F79 chromosome 7, USDA_Rmic, whole genome shotgun sequence, one genomic interval encodes:
- the LOC119179814 gene encoding uncharacterized protein LOC119179814: MARRRSTSSASSVHCTVPELTLEDYDPKPDEELICVICHSVLSEPVECHCRHVFCRRCISEWVRKNNSCPVCRKRAVSAFMPTLPLVQNMVNRLKVKCRNSGCDARVAAESFANHVNSCEFHEVGCPHEACEHRCARRELESHVRQCPLREVTCEQGCGLVLTRDRLKTHSCVEELKRKLDDATSERDDWKQKAEETTHALNRLRDTLRRLGDSVEGLQNSLGDLGTRLRCAETMAASGQRGHRSAVALRTGRTTRDSFVSGSSLYPGVLFGTRTARLLDEIESDSDRSWSPHSEGSRESLEIFVDFNA; this comes from the exons ATGGCTCGCCGCAGGTCGACGTCCTCTGCGTCAT CCGTGCACTGCACCGTCCCAGAGCTGACACTTGAAGACTATGACCCCAAGCCCGATGAGGAGCTGATCTGCGTGATCTGCCACTCTGTGCTGAGTGAGCCCGTCGAGTGCCACTGCCGGCACGTCTTCTGCCGCCGCTGCATCTCCGAGTGGGTCCGCAAGAACAACAGCTGCCCCGTGTGTCGCAAACGGGCCGTCTCTGCCTTCATGCCCACCCTGCCTCTTGTGCAGAACATGGTCAACCGTCTCAAG GTAAAGTGCCGAAATTCTGGATGTGATGCCCGTGTAGCTGCAGAAAGTTTTGCGAACCACGTGAATTCGTGCGAGTTTCACGAGGTCGGCTGTCCGCACGAGGCATGCGAGCACCGTTGTGCACGTCGCGAGCTGGAGTCTCACGTAAGGCAGTGCCCACTTCGTGAAGTCACTTGCGAGCAAGGCTGTGGACTTGTGCTCACTCGGGACCGTCTCAAGACCCACAGCTGTGTGGAGGAGCTGAAGCGTAAGCTAGATG ATGCCACGTCGGAGCGTGATGACTGGAAACAGAAGGCTGAGGAAACTACACATGCTCTGAACAGGCTTCGCGACACATTACGCCGATTGGGTGACTCGGTGGAAGGCCTGCAAAACAGCCTTGGTGACCTTGGAACGCGGCTGCGCTGCGCTGAGACAATGGCAGCGTCTGGCCAGCGTGGCCACCGATCAGCAGTGGCGCTGCGGACAGGCCGCACTACGCGCGACAGCTTTGTTAGTGGCAGCAGCTTGTATCCAGGTGTTCTGTTCGGTACGCGAACAGCGCGACTTCTGGACGAAATCGAAAGTGACTCCGACCGTAGCTGGAGTCCACACTCCGAAGGATCACGCGAGTCACTCGAGATCTTTGTTGATTTTAATGCCTGA